In one window of Fusobacterium sp. DD2 DNA:
- the nifJ gene encoding pyruvate:ferredoxin (flavodoxin) oxidoreductase produces MKKVMKTMDGNAAAAYASYAFTEVAGIYPITPSSPMAEYVDEWASKGMKNIFDVPVKLVELQSEGGAAGSVHGSLQAGALTTTYTASQGLLLKIPNMYKIAGELLPGVIHVSARSLSVQALSIFGDHQDIYAARQTGFTMIASGSVQEAMDLGTVAHLVAIKSRVPVLHFFDGFRTSHEIQKIELMDYDVCKRLVDYKAIQEFRDRALNPEHPVTRGTAQNDDIYFQTREAQSKFYDAVPDIAAHYMEEISKETGRVYKPFKYTGAKDATRVIVAMGSICQAAEETVEYLAAKGEKVGLLTVHLYRPFSREYFFKEMPKTVEKIAVMERTKEPGAPGEPLLLDVRGIYYGRENAPVIVGGRYGLSSKDTTPAQIKAALDNLKQDQPKDNFTVGIIDDVKFTSLEVGETLPVADPSTKACLFYGLGADGTVGANKNSIKIIGDKTDLYAQGYFAYDSKKSGGVTRSHLRFGKNPIKSTYLVSSPNFVACSVPSYLYHYDMTSGIKEGGKFLLNCIWDKEEAIRLIPNNVKRDLAKAKAKLFIINATKLAEEIGLGRRTNTIMQAAFFKLAEIIPFEEAQQYMKDYALKSYGKKGDDIVQLNYKAIDMGASGIVEIEVDPAWANLPVEEKKVEAVENDTCNCKTEVLTNFVKDIVNPIGALKGNELPVSAFNGREDGTFENGTASFEKRGVAVNVPVWQPENCIQCNQCSFVCPHAAIRPFLITKEEKDASPVELTTVKAIGKGLEDVTYRMQVTPLDCVGCGSCANVCPAPKKALIMKPLAESIESKEDVKATYLYGKVSYKNDRLSTSTVKGSQFCQPLFEFNGACPGCGETPYLKVISQLFGDRMMASNASGCSSVYSGSAPSTPYTKNCNGEGPSWASSLFEDNAEYGFGMHIGVEALRDRIQHVMEKNMDTVSPELKDLFQKWIEGRAYAAATREVSPKIIAILEKSNEEYAKEIMGLKQYLVKKSQWIIGGDGWAYDIGYGGLDHVLATNEDINVIVMDTEVYSNTGGQASKATPTGAVAKFAAAGKPIKKKDLAAICMSYGHIYVGQVSMGANQQQYLKAIQEAEAHKGPSIIIAYAPCINHGVKKGMDKSQLEMKLATECGYWPIFRYNPALEAEGKNPLQIDCKEPKWELYQDYLMGETRYMSLKKTNPAAADRLFKQNQKDSQKRWRQYKRLASLDYSEEADK; encoded by the coding sequence ATGAAAAAAGTAATGAAAACCATGGATGGTAACGCAGCTGCGGCTTATGCGTCTTATGCATTTACAGAAGTTGCTGGGATCTATCCTATCACTCCATCATCACCTATGGCAGAGTATGTTGATGAATGGGCTTCTAAAGGAATGAAAAACATTTTTGATGTTCCTGTAAAATTAGTTGAGCTACAATCAGAAGGGGGAGCTGCAGGATCAGTTCATGGATCTCTTCAAGCAGGTGCACTAACAACTACATATACAGCTTCTCAAGGATTACTACTTAAAATTCCTAACATGTACAAAATTGCAGGAGAATTATTACCAGGAGTTATTCATGTATCAGCAAGATCACTTTCAGTTCAAGCTCTATCAATCTTTGGTGACCACCAAGATATATATGCAGCTAGACAAACTGGATTTACTATGATTGCCAGTGGATCAGTTCAAGAAGCTATGGACTTAGGTACAGTAGCACACTTAGTTGCTATTAAATCAAGAGTTCCAGTATTACACTTCTTTGATGGATTCAGAACTTCACACGAAATTCAAAAAATTGAATTGATGGATTACGATGTATGTAAGAGATTAGTTGACTACAAAGCAATTCAAGAATTCAGAGACAGAGCTTTAAACCCAGAACATCCAGTTACTAGAGGTACAGCTCAAAACGACGACATTTACTTCCAAACAAGAGAAGCACAAAGCAAATTCTATGATGCAGTACCTGATATCGCTGCTCACTATATGGAAGAAATTTCTAAAGAAACAGGAAGAGTTTATAAACCATTTAAATATACAGGAGCTAAAGATGCAACTCGTGTAATTGTAGCTATGGGATCTATATGTCAAGCTGCAGAAGAAACAGTTGAATACTTAGCAGCAAAAGGTGAAAAAGTTGGATTATTAACAGTTCACCTATACAGACCATTCTCTAGAGAATACTTCTTTAAAGAAATGCCTAAAACAGTTGAAAAAATTGCAGTAATGGAAAGAACTAAAGAGCCAGGAGCTCCAGGAGAACCATTATTACTAGATGTAAGAGGAATCTACTATGGTAGAGAAAATGCACCAGTAATCGTTGGTGGAAGATATGGACTTTCTTCTAAAGATACTACTCCAGCTCAAATCAAAGCTGCTTTAGATAACTTAAAACAAGACCAACCAAAAGATAACTTTACAGTTGGTATCATTGATGACGTTAAATTCACTTCACTAGAAGTTGGAGAAACTTTACCAGTTGCTGATCCATCTACAAAAGCTTGTCTATTCTATGGATTAGGAGCAGACGGTACAGTTGGAGCAAACAAAAACTCAATCAAAATTATCGGAGATAAAACTGATTTATATGCACAAGGATACTTCGCATATGACTCTAAAAAATCAGGAGGAGTTACTAGATCTCACTTAAGATTTGGTAAGAACCCTATTAAATCTACATATTTAGTTTCAAGTCCTAACTTCGTAGCATGTTCAGTTCCTTCATACTTATATCACTATGATATGACTTCAGGTATCAAAGAAGGAGGAAAATTCCTACTAAACTGTATTTGGGATAAAGAAGAAGCAATTCGTCTAATTCCTAACAACGTTAAGAGAGACTTAGCTAAAGCAAAAGCTAAATTATTTATAATCAACGCTACTAAACTTGCTGAAGAAATTGGATTAGGAAGAAGAACTAATACAATAATGCAAGCTGCATTCTTCAAATTAGCTGAAATTATTCCATTTGAAGAAGCACAACAATATATGAAAGACTATGCTTTAAAATCTTATGGTAAAAAAGGTGACGACATAGTTCAATTAAACTATAAAGCTATAGATATGGGAGCTTCAGGAATCGTTGAAATTGAAGTTGATCCAGCTTGGGCTAACTTACCAGTTGAAGAAAAGAAAGTAGAAGCTGTAGAAAACGATACATGTAACTGTAAAACTGAAGTACTAACTAACTTCGTAAAAGATATCGTTAATCCAATAGGAGCACTAAAAGGAAATGAACTTCCAGTATCAGCATTTAATGGAAGAGAAGATGGAACATTTGAAAACGGAACTGCTTCATTCGAAAAGAGAGGAGTTGCAGTTAACGTACCAGTTTGGCAACCTGAAAACTGTATCCAATGTAACCAATGTTCATTCGTATGTCCACATGCTGCTATCAGACCTTTCTTAATTACTAAGGAAGAAAAAGATGCATCACCAGTAGAATTAACTACAGTTAAAGCTATTGGAAAAGGATTAGAAGATGTAACATACAGAATGCAAGTTACTCCACTTGACTGTGTTGGATGTGGATCATGTGCTAACGTATGTCCAGCTCCTAAGAAAGCTTTAATCATGAAACCTCTTGCTGAATCAATTGAAAGCAAAGAAGACGTTAAAGCTACTTACTTATATGGAAAAGTATCATACAAAAATGATAGATTATCAACTTCAACAGTAAAAGGATCTCAATTCTGTCAACCACTATTTGAATTCAATGGTGCTTGTCCAGGATGTGGAGAAACTCCTTACTTGAAAGTTATTTCTCAATTATTCGGAGACAGAATGATGGCTTCTAACGCATCAGGATGTTCATCAGTATACAGTGGATCTGCTCCATCAACTCCATATACTAAAAACTGTAATGGAGAAGGACCATCATGGGCTTCATCTCTATTTGAAGACAACGCTGAGTATGGATTTGGTATGCATATAGGTGTTGAAGCTTTAAGAGATAGAATTCAACATGTAATGGAAAAGAATATGGATACAGTATCTCCTGAATTAAAAGATCTATTCCAAAAATGGATAGAAGGAAGAGCATATGCTGCTGCAACTAGAGAAGTATCTCCTAAGATTATAGCTATATTAGAAAAATCTAATGAAGAATATGCAAAAGAAATCATGGGATTAAAACAATATCTTGTTAAAAAATCTCAATGGATCATCGGTGGAGACGGATGGGCATATGACATCGGTTATGGTGGATTAGACCACGTTCTTGCAACTAACGAAGATATCAACGTAATCGTTATGGATACAGAAGTTTACTCAAATACTGGAGGACAAGCTTCTAAAGCAACTCCTACAGGAGCAGTTGCTAAATTCGCTGCAGCAGGAAAACCAATTAAGAAAAAAGACCTTGCAGCTATCTGCATGAGCTATGGACACATCTATGTTGGACAAGTTTCTATGGGAGCTAACCAACAACAATACTTGAAAGCTATCCAAGAAGCAGAAGCTCACAAAGGACCTTCAATTATAATTGCTTATGCACCTTGTATTAACCACGGAGTTAAAAAAGGTATGGATAAATCTCAATTAGAAATGAAGTTAGCTACAGAATGCGGATACTGGCCAATATTCAGATACAATCCTGCATTAGAAGCTGAAGGAAAGAACCCTCTTCAAATAGACTGTAAAGAACCTAAATGGGAACTATATCAAGATTACCTAATGGGTGAAACTAGATATATGTCATTGAAGAAAACTAACCCAGCTGCTGCTGACAGATTATTCAAACAAAACCAAAAAGACTCTCAAAAGAGATGGAGACAATATAAACGTCTAGCAAGCTTAGATTATTCTGAAGAAGCTGACAAATAG